Part of the Amblyomma americanum isolate KBUSLIRL-KWMA chromosome 7, ASM5285725v1, whole genome shotgun sequence genome, agatttttttttatcacgtACAGCATTCGTCAAAATTACGTGAGCAACGTGGCTTCTGTCTTGTGTATAATATGGAGCCCTTACGGCAATACTATGACGCATAGTGGTTCCCAAAGGTGAGGACAAGAGTTCTCCTTACCTGCTTACCGGTTACTTGTGGCAAAGACGCTACACTATGGTCGGTCCGCCCGATTAAATTAAGCGAGTGCTAACTGCAGCGGCGGCAAAACACCGATGCACTAGCAGCTATTCAATAACCAACTTTGTTCTTTGAGGTACCCACAGGGGCTCTGAAGAGGGCTGTCAATAATGCGTAGGCGTGCatctacacctggtcctgacgggatttcgtacgcttCTCTCTCTTATCTTGTCATGggaggccgaactgtgctgctcagttactacaatgatacatgggcttccggaatcgttccagaacactggacgatcagccgcctggttgctgttttgaagcctggaaaggctccttatgagcttacctcataccatacagttgcactagcaagctgcgtcggtaaggttatggagcgaatggtgctggcgcggctggAATGATTTTTAGAGCAGAATACTCTCTATCCGGATATCATGACCGGGTTCCGGCGGGGACGTTCTTCGGTTGatagcgtaatcgacctcataccGACAGTGGAagatgaaaaacgtagtcgccgactcgtcgctgctgacTTCTTAGACATCCAAGAGGCCTGTGATAACGTACCTAATGAAGCCATCCTTGATGCCATTGACGACATAGCCGTTGGCGGCCGGATGCACTCGTGGGTTGTATGGAACCTCAAGGACCGgtccgtttacatgtctacgcctgatggagagactacccgtcatcaggtctgccatggagttcctcagggaggagttctcagcccaaccctatttagcgtggcattgattggacagATAAGTGAACTTCCTAcgcacattcacatcagtgcctatgcagatgacatctgcatctaggcttcgggttcgacacgtccgcaaacgCGCGCGAGATCACAACGCGccgcgtcatctacttcaaggtacgtacggcgtcagggtttgcacttagcagctgaaaaatgtgctgtggtcgcattcatgCGCAAGCCTTTCTTCCGCTACCCGGTAACACTTGAAGGGGTTGTAATAGCATACGTCTCCCACCaaagatttttgggcattattaaTGACCGCggtctgtcatggtcgaggcatatatatatgctaaagaaaagactcattGTTTTTTGCCATGTTGttcgcttcgtagcaggcattaaatggggcccaacggaacGGTCCTTGCTAAGACTTTACTATACACTCTTTATAGGCTACATCCGTTAGAGCCCTCCTGTATTCTTTACCATGaacatttcctgcttgcggacattagagcgTGCTatagcacaggcgctcaagatatgcctcagATTACCACGTTGTGCTTCGAACAAAGGCATGATTGAGGAggctcgtgcgtgcccaatatcgatctacctgtcacacgaaccacttcatGTATATTTACGcacgcttacacggcaccgctgtcacccgctgacggagatttttgatgagcgaccggacagcagtttttctcgtgcactgcgcttccatcgatccgaattgccatcagactatgccctgccgcatcatcctttgcagccaccatgggtgatggctcagccttcagtatgcctgcatgtccctaGCGTACGTACTAAAGAAATCTACGATGctggttagcggactgaagcagcttgctcttgcctacatctcGTCAGATTGCCAAAagtgtgtgcacgtctacacggatggatctgcgtccccaaaggcatcaacagcagctttcgtaatccccgctcagcagacgacccgcagattcattttaggacacaagtccACTTCAACtgctgcagagcttgcgggccttcgggaagcgattcgccacatctgtggagaaccgcctcaggagtggtgcattttcaatTACTCTAAGCCTGCGTTGCaaattttaggatgcttcctacgccacacagcctaccaagctccggctcttgatatcattagtctcgtatcatttgctcaggacaaaggccaccgtatagtgtttcagtggatccctggacactgcggacttgTAGGAAATGAGGCCACCGACGCTGAGGCAAGGAGCGCCTTCATCAGTGCCCTGcgcacagctgtgccgttctctagaccggacatcacttgtctcctttcgggatctatgaggagtgcgacggctagataCTGGGCCTTGAGAcacactcgacacatccgccttaaacggctaaaTTCGGCGAtaaccttttctgttcctcgtaGAATCCCACGACCTATTGCGTgcataatccatagattacgtttaaatgTCGCCATCACGCGCAAGTACTTGCACTTaattggacaagcggactccctgGACTTTACCACATGTGGTGTGCTAGAGACTGTCGAACATGTTTTAGTGGAgtgcccagcatatgcacgagaaagTCTCATGCTAGCACCTGCTTTGAAGTCTTTTGACACAAAGCCCCTCTCAGAGGATTTGATCCTCTCGataactgtacaggcaacgcaaGCGCTCTCAAGCTTTTTAAGCGCCACGGcacttgcctcgcgtttgtgatgtcagaaagtgtgccttgttttctttttatcgtttttttttcatctgcctcctcccatcctcatcatcccccatcgtgaccctctttatTCTCCTCATCGCATTCCCCAgtgcagatatttatttttcgggCCAACCACTTTGCCTTTCCCTTCAATAAATCCTCTCTCTCTCAATAATGTTGCGGTATGCTTAGAATATCAAAGGACgtcgcttcacaaatatcctcctgcaagaattttttaatgcgttttgtggaggCGAGTTATCTCTattcaaaatttgaattttcgcATTTTCGTGCCTTTATCCTCTCCTTACTTTCGTACATTGCAATGTTAGCGACATTCGCAGTTCCACCAACTCGGGCCCTCCATCGAATGCCGACGCACGCGGCAGTTCCTCGGAGGGCGGAGCTTtcggccgcggccttggtagctgcgtCAGGCTAGGAAGAATCAGCACGAGGAACCAATGAAAGCTCTCCGATGCTGACGTAACAAGTGCTGCCTGGCGCGTTGCGCACGGAGTCAGGCGATAGAccgcaccgctggtggccacgAGGCGTAGAAGCGCGAACATTTAAAAAGATATTACAAGTGATCGGCTCGCTTTCGAGGTCTTATACGCAGcgtgaacgctcggtggcctataTTCCACATAATGCAAGCGTATTATACAGAACCTAAAACACCCTTTCAGGGACCTTTTAAATCGTATCGAACTTGAAGAACACTCATGTTATGATAAAATCAgcttagagaaaaaaaacattaattcTATTCGCCTATCTTGACTTAAGAGGTCAATATGTAGTCGTTCTACGCATAGGTAATCAAAAAATATTGTTACAATATTAAGCGAAGCACTTTTCCAGCGGAAATTATTCAGTTTAAATGTAACGCTTATCAGAACCTCCTGGTATTTAATGTAACTTAGGCGTTAACACTTTGACATATTGCTCTCTTTTGGGGGAGGGTGGGTAGCTTTTAGCAAACTCAGTCCACCCATGGAGCGGTGAGGAGCCGTAGGTGGCTGCGCTTCGTCAGGCTACAATTCATTACGTCATGAAAGGGCCAAGAAAGAAGCTGCGTGTAGGTTGAACCGGTGGTTCGTTGGTATATTGAGCTGGAAAGAAATGTTTCCTGCCTTTCATGCAAAGCAAACATTTCGAACTATCAAGAATATATTTTGGATTCTTACTTAACGCTAGCATCGCTTCGAAGCAAGGTGGCATCATTTGGAAGTAAAATCATTTTCTATTATCTCCATCAGCGTTTTCTGTGGCATTCACGTTAAATGCACGTTGCTGTATAACACACATTCCGTCGAACAGAGGACGACGCATACCAAGGCAAAACGGAAAATATGCTAACGGATTACTCACGTCCAGCCACAGGAAATATGGAGAGGTGCGAAACCTTAGAGGCTCGACGCTCCGCTAGACAAACAAAGACACCGCGATATGTACCTCGAAATGGCATGGCGTTATCGCGAAAAGGCGCAGTGATGGCGGTAAAAGAATGAAGCAAGAgtctcacaaaataaaaacatgctGCTACATAGCCTGCTTCCTACTCCATGGCTTGTAGCGTTCTGCCTGAACTATCTCGGCGTAGCGCGAAGCTTCTTCCCAACGCTACAGCCCACAGCGAGAGAAATCGTGTGTTCGTGCTCGGAAGAAGCACTCAgctgcgcgggggggggggggcggggggggtaTGTGACACGAGCAGATGTGCTGTAGCGTCGGGTAGGAGGAAGCGGGCAGACTCGGGTCGCCAGTTATAGGGGACCCAAGGTCAAGTTTccccgcgcgacgacagcgccgcgcGGGCGGAGGCGGAACTACTGGGAATCGCTCGTGCAGGTGCTGCCTGCTTGAAAGCGTGGGCGCGCGCATGCGCACGTGATTCAGTCCGGCCGGTGCGCAGCGGAGTCTCCGCACGGCTAGTGTGCTTTGCTACTTCGACGAGGGTGTTGAAGCGGAATTTTCGCAATGGCAGAAACGGCCCAACGAAAACAGAAGCGGGGTCCGAAGTACTGCTGTGTCGTGGGCTGCCACAACAGTGCAGACAACAGCAGGGAACGCGATCCGCCTGTGAAACTGTATCGATTCCCTGGAAGATGGTACGAGAAAGAAAGGCGACAATCCTGGATCACCGCTGTAAGGAGAGTCAAGTAAGTCGTTACAGCCTTATCTCGCTTTTTGCTTTGACCGTTTTAGCTACTAGTTTTTGTTCCTTAACACGACGCGCGACGACTGCAGAAAGTTATCTCGAGCTCGCTGCCTTCTCgcagtctgtgtgtgtgtgtgaaagccAAGCTACGGTGGCATGGGGAGAACATTAAGCGTTTTGATTCGGCTTGTTCTTTTAGACGTAGGCGTCGCCGTTTAAATTCACACTCGCAATTTGATTGTTGTGCTGTTGGTTAAACTCAGCTGAACTACGGACGTTGTCAAAGGTCTGCAAGTTACGCGTCGGGCAAGCAGCTTTCTCGTGTCGGAACGACTGCTTTTAATTTCAATATACTTTGACATTGCTTTGCTTGTTCGCTTTGTTGTGCCTCTTTATTACGGCAGAATATTAACTTGTGAATATCACTTGTCCAGTGCTTAGAAGCTCGGCGGTTCTCTCATTTGCCACCTTCGAAGATCGTgcgattttcttttatttgttcatgTCTTTGTTGTGTGCATATGTGTTCGTTCGTGTCCTTGTTTTCGTGTGCGCTCCTGTTAGAGTGCGTGCACTCGTTCGTGTTACTGTGCGTGTTCGTGCATTTACCTTCGTTTTGTGTTCGTGTATGTGTGTGAGTGCATGCATGTGTGTTCCTGTCTTTGCAGTGGATAAGAGGGAATATTGTTCTTTCTTGTGCAGTCCGGATGGAACTTTGTGGCAGCCAAAAGAACATACGCGAATTTGCAGCCGACATTTTGTGGGCAACAGCAAGAGTGATATCAGCCAAGATCCATCCTACATCCCAACCATTTTTCCACCTGTCTACAGAAAAAAGGCGCCTGATCAGGAAAGGGCGcaaaggtatgaaagaaaaattgtGAGGCTGCCAGTAGAAATTACAGACTCATGTTTTGAACAATGTTTTGTTGACTTAACCTGGTTTATGAAATCGCAGAGTCAGCATAATATGAATAATAGATGCATGGGCAAGTATTTAGTGATTACATTTcatggcaggttttcttgcagCCTACCCGATTGGTATTAACCTTAGCTTTTGATTGTGCAACGCAGGTGGCAGGCACGTTTCAAGAAGGAAATCTCTTCGAGACAGCTTGTAGGAGATGAGCATCCATCACAAAGTACAGCGGTTGGAGCAACAATGCAGGCCCCGGAAACCTCCCTTCTGGAAGATGTGCATCGCGACTTCAACACCATGGATTTCAGCAATGCATTTCTGGAAACAAGCACAGCTACCTCTTTGCTTAACATGAGTGACTCGCATTCTTTGGTGCTTGTGTGTAGTGCAAGACAAAGTCATTCCACTGGAAGAAAGAGGGACGCTGTAAGGACATCTTTCAGTTTGGGGCTCCTGTGCAGTCAGTGTAAACAAAACGCGCTACTAGGGCAGCATGCATTTGCTTTTAATAGTGTCCTTTCAACTGCCCTAGGCAGCACACTAAGTTTGTCTAAATACCACAAAATATCCTTGTTTCATGTTTTTCAGGCATGCCAAACAGAGGAATGTGCTACTTCAGGGAAGCTGGCTCTACTTCTCTCAGCAACAAATGGCACTGAAGCATCTGCTCAAATCGCACACACAGAAATGAGTCACAAGGTTAGACGATGATGCTGCTGTTCGTTACCTAATTTGTTGAATTGTGGTGTTGTCTTGCTGTTAGCACCGCACCTCTTGTTTCAATCCAATTTACTTGCATTATTGGGCAAGGTTCCTTTCTAATTGGttgttcctgcatgacattcCTGTTTATCATTTTTAATGCCTGTGTTAATTTGTTTTTTAGAATGAATTTGTTTAGACACCGTAGAGTACAAATGTCACTTTAATGTATTATTCCTTTTACCTAAGTGTATCTCCTTTTCATTTCATCATCCTGTATGTTTATTCTCTCCTGTAGGTTGCAAGTACAGATGAAAATTGGAAGCGAAACTGTGGATTTTTTGGCTTTGAATCCCTAAAGGAAAAGGAAGAGGCACTGCAGGATTTGTGCGGTGTGACACTGCAAGTTTTTTGCCTCCTTCTGAACTTGCTGCCAGCACCACAGTACAGGCGCAATGTCATGTCAAGGGAAGACAAGTTATGCTTATTCCTTGCCAAGCTACGGCTTGGGATCACATACAGTGCCTTAGGAGCTATGTTTGGTGTCACAGCCACAACAGCGTCAACTGTGTTTAGAAAGACACTTGACATTCTAAGCATTGCCCTGAAAAATTGGGTCTTCATGCCTTCCCGAGAAATAATTAAGCTTTCTTTGCCTGCCCCGTTCAAAGACAACTATCCGAATTGCACCCTAATAATAGATTGCACCGAGGTCCGCACAGAAACACCATCAAATCCAGATTGTCAACACATGTTGTATTCTCATTCCAAAGGAGGATACACGTTGAAATTTTTGATAGGCATAATTCCTAATGGAATGATAAGTTTTATTTCTAGGGTTTATGGAGGAAGGCACACCGACTCTCTCATAACCCAGGACTCTGGCTTCCTGCAGCTTCTCAAACCAGGGGACTTAGTTTTAAGTGACAAAGGATTCCCAAGCATACGGACAACTGTAGAAGGGAAAGGTGCAGTGCTACTTATGCCTCCTTTTAATTCAGGGGTTGGACAGCTGTCTGAACAAGCCATGGAGCAGACATACAAGATTGCGTCTGTACGCATCCATGTAGAACGAGTAATCCAAAGGTTGAAGATATATCACGTTCTAAGCAACAGAATACCGCTAAGCCTGGTCCCACACATGAACAAAGTAGTGTCTGTGTGCGCTGCCCTTGTGAACATGCAAGCACCGATAATTAAGAAGTAGGCCTGCTTGGTTTGCTGTGGCATTCATAAATTGGTTTCCGTGCATGGATTACATTTGTAAAAGAGATGACAtttcaaaagaaacaaaatagcTCTGCAATTTCATTTGACAACCTGTGACTAGACAACCGCAATTATGTGCACTTTAACCAATAAATTTGTTCTGCAATCACAACAATGTTTTCCGTCTGGTTTTTATTTTGAAGTGATAAGTCCTGTGATGGTTCTGTAATGTGTCATTGTACTGCATGTGAATGTTTTTTTAATCAGTCGTAAAAAGCTAAAGAATGCAAAATTGATAGTAAAGGACACAAGCCAATGCATTGACCTCATTTGAGAACACAGCATTTATTCTTGGTTTATTGAGTGTGAACTGTAACCTACTACAGCAATGGAGATCACTCAGACAACACAGACCAGTATCAAATAGACCAATGTGCAATGTAAAAGCATATGCTGCTCAATTATAATAATGAAACGTAATGAAGGATTCTGATTGTTGCCCTTATTTGTAACAATGCTGTCTGTAAAAAGCAAGCAAAGGCTTGATGATATATTTTATTGCTATAATAGACAAGCagttctttgcaaaaaaaaatttacaggatAGCATTTAAGTCtgctgaagagctgaaatgcgaaagcctttcctctTTATCTGTCCActgttcttttttactttttatttaaaattttgtcttgtagttttatttgtttttgttatttttaaaattttgtttctttatattttattctttgattttatttttatactaagtaagccttctcacgcatttacataaTTTTTCATCGAATtcgtcacacaaaacctgcttcaaacacagcatttattttcattacttcaattaaattaattacctaatttaaATTCAAgaaccaaacttttcccattttaAAATCTACTCACGCAttacctaacacaatcaaacttgtACACATTGATCTCAACAGAACTACATAATTGTGTGGACAAAATTTGCGGGCACTTTTTactgacgcgacataaccatgtaatgctctcgcattattaACCCTACCACACCAAATTAAAGCAGTATGACTACTGTTACGACCGGATAAGATATGAAGAATAGAAGCTGACATTTGGGACAACGAaaacacaaacaggtttactggcactttgaagaaatttatttacctattttacgaaagaaagaacaaacagtcaagaattaagagTTCGCAGCATCgaacgactggatgagccttatcgccaaggcccagagcgttcgttctgGCTCAGGATGCATGTTAAATAGGCTCCGCCTCTTTCAACACACGAGGCACAGATCGAAACAGTCACCacacatggcacgcggagccccgtgaaaatgggcgaggaggattcggaggtcggctgctacttcgctGGAAGTCAAACACAGGCActtgtcagtcacggttaatttcggggaTGCTGCAGTTTCCTTCTTCCCTTGTTGTCTGACCACTGTCGCTTCTTGGAAgaaacagacaaagggaaggccatTTCCCCCCTTCCTGAAGAGCATGGAAAGATTCTGCAGGCAGATtcgcagcacattttttttttcgtgggggccTCGTGGGTCAACgacctgtcgaaattgccgctaccaCGTGGTCATCCTGGTCGATTGAATCTTCGCATTAATCTTCGGCaggtgtgcatcccgttcataacactaCACAGACGAACAACAACTATGCATTGCAATAAGCCCGACTAGATAAAACTACAATTACAACAAAAATTACTGCTTAAATAGGCTCGTCTACAGGGAAATTATAAAAGCAAAATATACAAAAGAGTTTAACTTGAACAAGGCCAAAATACAATGGCAGATATGCCAGCAAAAAGTTTGATTTCAGGAAATCATCGAAAATCAATGCAGAAAAATAGAGCATACAAGCCTAGAACAAACGCTGTATCAaaaatttgaaataaaaatgCTCCATCTTGGGGATAAGCTCCCACAGAAAAGCCTCGTCCCGAACTACTTTCACTATTACTGAATGTTTGGGGCTGTACACATAAAAAATGGCCCATTGCAGGTTGAGGATATACAGCTGGACTTGCATTTGTGTGTAATAACAATGTGTGGGTCTCAGCACAATCACATCCCCATCAAACATTAAGTAGGGGAGCAAGCTCCTCCTTTCTTCGTAGTCTATAAAAGGTTCTTCCTTGTACTTGAATGTACACTTGATTTCAATCAGCACAGTTTCACTGCCAATTGTTGCCAGTCCATCTGGGCTACAGCACAGCCATGGCTGCTGCGGAAGCACAACGAGTCCTGCCTAGAACATGAATAATTGAGATTAGTGCTTAAGCTGAAACATACAACAGGAAAGAGAGCATGCCTGGAGTAACTTGTAACGTAAACTCGTGAGTAACCTCACCTGCACAATACGGATGCCGAGCTTTCTTTGCAGATCTTCTCGTGCTGTGGCTTCAGTTTTGATGCCTAGTGAAACATATTTACACGTTATACTTCAGAGCAAAGAAACCATGAACATCACACTTTGAAATCAGGCTTGCTGTAGCAGAAGTGAAAGCAGTGATGTGATACCATAACTAAACACCTCAAATGTTTGTTTAAAAAACttaaaagaaaaatagaacacTGACGCCATTGAAGTTATCGACTTTGTGTTTAAAATTTCTTGCAGTGTTTTCTGTATTTCTGTTGCATAGTATTGCCCCTCCTGTAAGGGCCCagagtggcctgcagtattctgtaaataaaaaataaataaataccataaTGCATTGCAGAACTCGTGTACGATGACGTCTTGCAGAGGCTATCAGCAGCTTTCTGGAATCCTTCGTCACTTCGTTTTGTGTGTATGGCATGTGCTTTCGTGCTAGTGATTCGAAGGCGACGTTCTTCATGCCATCTGCAAATTGGAAAATTTGCAAAAAAGAATCAACACAGTGTATATGAGATGCGTTGGCTATCCTTTACTAAAGTTTAGTTCCATACCGTGAGCAATTTGCTTGGCCTACGGTGTAGAAGCACATGTCGCATGGTGCTTCTTTCAGCACTACTTTTGTTTTGTAGATATTCGCCATTTCCTCATCCATTTCAACAAGAAAgtcttttgcctgtgttgttttgtCATCAAGGACATTAAGATACCGGTAAACAGGCCGGTGTGACATTGGTTGCAGTAAATcgtgaaatatttctttttccacagtttctgtgactttttcaacaatgtcatttagGACGTTTGCACAAATAACATCATCAGCGCTTCGATCTTGCAGCTCCAATATTTCTCTCAGTGGACACATTATGTCCGGATAGCCGAAAATAGTATTAGGGTCAGCAGGTTTGATGTCAGGAACGCTGCTGCCCTCTCCTGTTATGGAGAATAAGACAAGGGGTAAGGAGAGTAATTATTCACTCAAACTGAAAACTGCCAGTTAGAATTGTGTGACACGTCGGATGTCCAAAAATACTTACGAGGGAAGAGGAAGTGCTCTAAGCTCCTCTTGGGATTTCCTTTCGGTTTGCCCCATTTCTGGGGCTCGCTGGTGCACGACTTCACTTCGTGTTGATCCACGTACAGGCACACCGCTGCTGCGTGCTTGCACTTAGCTGCAATTCCAGCCTTGCAGGTGCAGCGCCCCTCTCGAACAAGCAGCTCCTGCTTTTCGTGGCACGACCATGCCAGCTATGAAATGTGGAAATAAAATTGAGACAGCGTGGACGCCTGCCGACTTTTTAAGCGTGATTTCCTTCCTAAATTTCCCTGCTACAAATTTTCAGCAGCATGTCATTTGGCACAGTGTACATTTTTGCAGCTTCGTTTGCCTCTCTGTCACACTATTACGGGCGCGCGTACAAAACTGAAAATAAGGCAAAAGATTTGGTTAAAGCTTTGACTATTTCAAAAACCCAGCACAATGTTAAGCGAGCGCGTCGCGCGAGCGATACCATAGCTACGACAGCGCGCCTCTAGCTCGGCACCCCTCACGCTGAACATCGCGTTCGTGAAgcatattttacatatttacgtcTTTAAATCCGACAGTCGCAAAAAATAAAGTGCGTGCATGCCATCAAAATCGGAATAAAAacgtgaaactaaaaaaaaaaggcgaacagtACGTGTAGCTTTTCAGCTCTTAAGTTCGGCTGCCTCCCGGCCAAGCCAGCGGGTGATGTTCTAACGGATGGTGCACAAGTGTCTCGTACCTTTCCAAGCTTTACAGTGTATAGTATGATATGGTCATAAAAATTTTTCCCCCACGCCGGAAACGTCGTTCACGAAAGCACACGATTAATTCTGTTAATTCTGCAAAAATGTCATATCGAAACCCATGCATTACAACAACGGAGAACTTCAATCGAATGCACCGCTTCGTTTCGTACCTAGTGCTTATAAAACGTTCGATGATTTGAGCATATAACAAACGGACAGGCTTACCTCAAGGCACACGTCGTAGACGACACTGTCGCTGACTTGTGACACGCACTTGCCTTTCAATCTGGCTTCGTTGTTTTCAATTATTTGCTCCACGGAGTAAACATGATTGAGGAGCTTTTCACCTTTGATTAGGTTCGCCTTTCTGAAAAAAGCTGTCGAGTTGGCATATCTTTTTGAACCCGCACTGCAGCCGGATCATTGTGACACGCGACAGAAGCAGCGCGAAACGTCTGCACGTGCGAGGAAGcgtgagcgaaagaaggaagcttGCACGAGAGCCCCCCCGTCTATCCCCACTGTTTATTTTCCTGCCAGAGGTGGCGCTCCCTGTCCGGAGCAGCAGCGCCGCTCGGCGGTGCTTTGGTTTCCTATAAGGCAGCGAGAGAGGAACGACTTGCGAGGGAGCCGCGGGGCGCTGGGCTGGAAGTTCGCCCCTGTTTGCACGGAGGCGTACGCCCGAGGTGCTCAGACGGAAGGAGCGGGCACAGGTCGGCGCATCTCTCTACGAACACAAGCACGCGCACAGGGCGGGTTGCATTAGCCAGCTGCTACGAATACGACTGGGGTGTGTGCGTGACGCCCAGATGCGTCACAGAGAAAAGAGGTGAAGGGATTTCGGAACGCGGCATCGTTGCTTGCTCGCTCCTTCTCGCAACCTTTCTTGTTGCTTGAGGACGAAACACTCCCCCCTTTGAGTGCGCGTTTCCGAACTGCAGAAACTCCAACAACGCAGCGATGATGCTATAATAGGTTACTATCACTTTATCAGTCTTGCTAAATTTCATTTCTGCTGTACACCAGCCTGCGCTGTTATTGGGGTGTGGTACTACAATGGTGCAAACGCAACAGCAGTGTGTCTTAGTGTTCAAATCATATATTGAATGCTTCCCCCTTTAAGCATCATGCATAAAAGCGCACATGTGCAAAACGTTCACGGTTGCCGTGGTCCCTTTTTAACCTACGTAACCAGGGTCATACGTTGAAGGAAGTTCTCAGTATGACACCTGGCTTGTACTACATTTTCCTGCAGCGATTGCGGGAGGTTAATTTCGCGCCCTATAATTTTACGGCAGTTTGTTAGCGGGGAGCATCATGAGATCAGGACTTTGCAAGGATCTGAGGTCTGGAGCAGCGGGGACGTATCAAGGAGCACTCATTAAAAACATGTCTTTCTTCTGTAAATCCAGTAGAACCTATTAATTTGCAAGCAACTTCTTCAAGCGGAATTTAAGATAGAGAAGGGGAACGGTAGCATTAATGATGTCGAACATAATAGGAAAAAAATAGAACGTTAATGAAAACTGCGTGACAGGGGAGGAAAATGCTCTCCAACAATTAAACGTCCAAACCATTATTGGCCTCTGTGATTTTAGCACTGCTGCCGCCAATATGCTGATATTAGAGGCTGGAAACTCCTGACAATGCTTCTTGACCTAGCGGCAAAATGTTACCGTGCACCCCCATTTAT contains:
- the LOC144099309 gene encoding uncharacterized protein LOC144099309, producing MHYGIKTEATAREDLQRKLGIRIVQAGLVVLPQQPWLCCSPDGLATIGSETVLIEIKCTFKYKEEPFIDYEERRSLLPYLMFDGDVIVLRPTHCYYTQMQVQLYILNLQWAIFYVYSPKHSVIVKVVRDEAFLWELIPKMEHFYFKFLIQRLF
- the LOC144099308 gene encoding uncharacterized protein LOC144099308 isoform X2 codes for the protein MDKREYCSFLCSPDGTLWQPKEHTRICSRHFVGNSKSDISQDPSYIPTIFPPVYRKKAPDQERAQRWQARFKKEISSRQLVGDEHPSQSTAVGATMQAPETSLLEDVHRDFNTMDFSNAFLETSTATSLLNMSDSHSLVLVCSARQSHSTGRKRDAACQTEECATSGKLALLLSATNGTEASAQIAHTEMSHKVASTDENWKRNCGFFGFESLKEKEEALQDLCGVTLQVFCLLLNLLPAPQYRRNVMSREDKLCLFLAKLRLGITYSALGAMFGVTATTASTVFRKTLDILSIALKNWVFMPSREIIKLSLPAPFKDNYPNCTLIIDCTEVRTETPSNPDCQHMLYSHSKGGYTLKFLIGIIPNGMISFISRVYGGRHTDSLITQDSGFLQLLKPGDLVLSDKGFPSIRTTVEGKGAVLLMPPFNSGVGQLSEQAMEQTYKIASVRIHVERVIQRLKIYHVLSNRIPLSLVPHMNKVVSVCAALVNMQAPIIKK
- the LOC144099308 gene encoding uncharacterized protein LOC144099308 isoform X1, encoding MAETAQRKQKRGPKYCCVVGCHNSADNSRERDPPVKLYRFPGRWYEKERRQSWITAVRRVNPDGTLWQPKEHTRICSRHFVGNSKSDISQDPSYIPTIFPPVYRKKAPDQERAQRWQARFKKEISSRQLVGDEHPSQSTAVGATMQAPETSLLEDVHRDFNTMDFSNAFLETSTATSLLNMSDSHSLVLVCSARQSHSTGRKRDAACQTEECATSGKLALLLSATNGTEASAQIAHTEMSHKVASTDENWKRNCGFFGFESLKEKEEALQDLCGVTLQVFCLLLNLLPAPQYRRNVMSREDKLCLFLAKLRLGITYSALGAMFGVTATTASTVFRKTLDILSIALKNWVFMPSREIIKLSLPAPFKDNYPNCTLIIDCTEVRTETPSNPDCQHMLYSHSKGGYTLKFLIGIIPNGMISFISRVYGGRHTDSLITQDSGFLQLLKPGDLVLSDKGFPSIRTTVEGKGAVLLMPPFNSGVGQLSEQAMEQTYKIASVRIHVERVIQRLKIYHVLSNRIPLSLVPHMNKVVSVCAALVNMQAPIIKK